One Triticum dicoccoides isolate Atlit2015 ecotype Zavitan chromosome 4B, WEW_v2.0, whole genome shotgun sequence genomic window carries:
- the LOC119293188 gene encoding auxin-responsive protein SAUR71-like, translated as MAWRRKSGGESSGSPGASPCRDDELEKVPRGHVPMVTGCGARVVVPVRLLREPCIAELLDMAAQQYGYGQPGVLRILCDAGHFRRVVDGALHRAD; from the coding sequence ATGGCATGGAGGAGGAAGAGCGGCGGCGAGTCGTCGGGGTCGCCCGGCGCCTCGCCGTGCCGCGACGACGAGCTGGAGAAGGTCCCGAGAGGGCACGTCCCGATGGTCACCGGCTGCGGCGCGCGCGTGGTGGTTCCGGTGAGGCTGCTCCGGGAACCGTGCATCGCGGAGCTCCTAGACATGGCGGCGCAGCAGTACGGGTACGGCCAGCCGGGCGTGCTGCGGATCCTGTGCGACGCGGGACACTTCCGCCGGGTCGTCGACGGCGCGCTGCACAGAGCCGACTAG